The Triticum aestivum cultivar Chinese Spring chromosome 3A, IWGSC CS RefSeq v2.1, whole genome shotgun sequence genome includes a region encoding these proteins:
- the LOC542952 gene encoding bZIP transcription factor ABI5 homolog, with amino-acid sequence MASEMSKDVKFSEEEVTSHPRVLEGEEQAVAPARQSSIFALTLDELQYSVCEAGRNFGSMNMDEFMSNIWNADEFQAATGGGLVGMEVAPVVGAGGGGGGLDAGGSNLARQESFSLPPPLCRKTVDEVWAEINREPRPVHAQPQAARPSQQPPVQPSVPANDRQGTLGELTLEQFLVKAGVVRGSGAGGQAPVPVGMVHGQMNPAQQGQQPGPMMYPIAPANGMFPAMGDGMGFIPNGYAGMVVVPPPPPPQGGVVGIVSPGSSDGRSAMTQADMMNCMGEGAMMENGGTRKRGAPEDQSCERSIERRHRRMIKNRESAARSRARKQAYTVELEAELNHLKEENARLKAEEKTILLTKKQMLVEKMIEQSKENVNAKKGAPLSRHCGSCIW; translated from the exons ATGGCGTCGGAGATGAGCAAGGATGTGAAGTTCTCCGAGGAGGAAGTCACCTCACACCCGCGCGTTCTCGAAGGTGAGGAGCAGGCGGTTGCGCCGGCGCGGCAGTCTTCCATCTTCGCGCTGACGCTGGACGAGCTGCAATACTCGGTGTGCGAGGCAGGGCGCAATTTTGGGTCCATGAACATGGACGAGTTCATGAGCAACATATGGAATGCCGATGAGTTCCAAGCAGCGACCGGCGGTGGCTTGGTGGGCATGGAGGTGGCTCCTGTGGTAGGTGCTGGTGGGGGCGGAGGTGGCCTTGATGCAGGAGGAAGCAACCTAGCCCGGCAGGAGTCGTTCTCCTTGCCTCCCCCGCTGTGCCGGAAGACGGTGGATGAGGTGTGGGCTGAGATCAACAGGGAGCCCCGCCCGGTGCATGCCCAGCCTCAGGCCGCGCGACCCTCACAGCAGCCTCCTGTCCAGCCATCGGTTCCGGCCAACGACCGGCAGGGGACCCTAGGCGAGTTGACATTGGAGCAGTTCCTTGTCAAGGCCGGCGTGGTCCGGGGATCTGGCGCCGGCGGCCAGGCGCCTGTGCCGGTCGGCATGGTCCATGGACAGATGAACCCCGCACAACAGGGGCAGCAGCCTGGCCCAATGATGTACCCAATTGCACCAGCCAATGGCATGTTCCCGGCGATGGGCGACGGCATGGGGTTCATCCCCAATGGGTATGCAGGGATGGTTGTggtgccgccgccaccacctcctcaagGTGGGGTGGTGGGTATCGTGAGCCCCGGGTCGTCGGACGGGAGGAGCGCCATGACGCAGGCTGACATGATGAACTGCATGGGCGAAGGAGCGATGATGGAGAATGGCGGCACCCGGAAACGCGGTGCCCCAGAGGATCAGTCTTGCGAGAGAAGCatcgagcgccgccaccgccgcatgATCAAGAACCGTGAGTCAGCGGCACGATCGCGTGCTAGGAAGCAG GCTTATACCGTGGAGCTTGAAGCTGAACTGAACCACCTCAAGGAGGAGAACGCTCGTCTGAAAGCCGAGGAG AAGACAATTCTGCTGACCAAGAAACAAATG CTGGTGGAGAAAATGATAGAACAGTCCAAAGAGAACGTGAACGCCAAGAAGGGTGCCCCCCTCTCGCGGCACTGCGGCAGCTGCATCTGGTGA